In one window of Leptospira andrefontaineae DNA:
- a CDS encoding rod shape-determining protein, which produces MIFDKLYGLFSNDMGIDLGTANTLVHVKGQGIVLSEPSVVAVHAATGKVLAVGQEAKRMLGRTPGEIVAIRPMKDGVIADFETVEKMIRYFIAKVHNRTTFVKPRIVIGVPSGITEVERRAVRESAEQAGAREIFLIDEALAAAIGANIPINEPAGNMIVDIGGGTTEIAVISLGGMVIAESIRTGGDEFDDAIIKYLRNQYNLVVGERTAEDIKLTIGNAYPEKKTETMEVKGRDAISGLPRTLELESNEIRKALKEPTDEILDGIKRVLERTPPELASDIVERGIVLTGGGCLLRGLETYLSKETGVPVFRAENPLTCVVLGTGKFLDEVKYLKPGIR; this is translated from the coding sequence ATGATATTCGATAAGCTATACGGATTATTTTCCAACGATATGGGAATCGACCTCGGAACCGCAAACACTCTCGTCCATGTAAAAGGGCAAGGTATCGTTCTTTCCGAGCCTTCCGTAGTAGCGGTCCACGCAGCTACGGGCAAAGTGCTCGCAGTAGGCCAGGAAGCTAAGAGAATGTTGGGACGTACTCCCGGCGAGATCGTAGCAATCCGTCCTATGAAAGACGGGGTGATCGCGGACTTCGAAACAGTCGAAAAAATGATCCGCTACTTCATTGCAAAAGTCCATAATAGAACTACTTTCGTAAAACCTAGGATCGTTATTGGAGTTCCTTCCGGGATCACCGAGGTAGAAAGACGTGCGGTTCGTGAATCCGCAGAACAAGCAGGTGCGCGCGAGATCTTCTTGATCGACGAAGCATTGGCTGCTGCGATCGGTGCGAATATTCCGATCAATGAACCTGCTGGTAATATGATCGTGGATATCGGTGGTGGAACTACCGAGATCGCTGTTATCTCTCTTGGCGGTATGGTAATCGCTGAGTCCATCAGAACTGGTGGTGATGAGTTCGACGATGCAATCATCAAATATTTAAGAAACCAATACAACCTGGTTGTTGGGGAAAGAACTGCGGAAGATATCAAACTGACTATCGGTAACGCTTACCCTGAGAAAAAAACCGAGACCATGGAAGTAAAAGGTAGGGATGCAATTTCCGGATTACCTCGTACTCTCGAATTAGAATCCAATGAGATCCGTAAGGCTCTTAAAGAACCAACCGACGAAATTTTAGACGGGATCAAAAGAGTTCTGGAAAGAACTCCTCCGGAACTTGCTTCGGATATCGTAGAAAGAGGGATCGTTCTTACAGGAGGAGGATGTCTTCTTCGCGGATTAGAAACCTATCTTTCTAAAGAAACCGGTGTGCCTGTGTTCAGAGCGGAAAACCCTCTGACCTGCGTGGTACTTGGAACCGGAAAATTCTTGGACGAAGTTAAGTATCTAAAACCAGGGATCCGTTAA
- the mreC gene encoding rod shape-determining protein MreC, which yields MLWLQVNKSKETVSLLFCIVFSLLSLTFKSNVLVRGIASFQRVGDSVSGSIDGVGSFFKGAYTKLESFEAVRQERDACVAAIDDYKLLPQDLERVSRENESLRRELRFNTKQKYSTVKAEVLSVRLNSIYRTIIIDKGTEAGIKPYMPVTARAVNQKGEIIEALVGKVIAVTGGSAVVQPIINSNYNMGVSIPESNLWATLSGNSGRGMEALMNYIDSGIIIDPRIFGDYPMGPSEMIQYTESLSKIGKPVYSSGSSGMFPPGIPVGIITEEGPRNGSFKTAFLKPFVRFDMLESVTILMKLPEKWAETWPEGQNINIENPYFGELNYPKEDREPKSPTPNGNKPVETPKPQKPEGNGSGFSDEETN from the coding sequence ATGCTTTGGCTTCAAGTTAATAAAAGTAAGGAAACCGTTTCCCTTTTATTTTGTATTGTATTCTCTCTTCTATCCCTGACTTTCAAGAGTAATGTTTTAGTCAGAGGGATTGCAAGTTTTCAGAGAGTAGGGGATTCCGTTTCCGGTTCCATCGACGGAGTGGGTTCTTTTTTCAAAGGTGCTTATACTAAATTAGAATCTTTTGAAGCGGTTCGTCAGGAAAGAGATGCCTGCGTTGCTGCTATAGATGATTATAAACTTCTCCCTCAAGATCTGGAAAGAGTGAGTAGAGAAAACGAAAGTCTCAGAAGAGAATTACGTTTTAATACTAAACAAAAATATTCTACAGTCAAAGCGGAAGTTCTTTCCGTTCGTTTAAATTCCATCTATCGTACTATCATTATAGACAAAGGTACCGAAGCAGGCATCAAACCTTATATGCCCGTCACTGCAAGAGCGGTGAACCAAAAGGGTGAAATTATAGAAGCTTTAGTGGGAAAGGTGATCGCGGTTACAGGTGGATCCGCAGTGGTTCAGCCTATCATCAATTCCAATTATAATATGGGTGTTTCCATTCCGGAAAGTAATCTCTGGGCTACTCTTTCCGGAAACTCCGGGAGAGGAATGGAAGCATTGATGAATTATATTGATAGTGGTATCATCATTGATCCGAGGATTTTCGGAGATTACCCAATGGGTCCAAGTGAGATGATCCAGTACACCGAATCTTTAAGTAAGATCGGAAAACCTGTATATAGTTCTGGATCTTCCGGAATGTTCCCACCTGGAATTCCTGTGGGTATAATTACTGAAGAAGGTCCCCGCAACGGAAGTTTTAAGACTGCCTTCCTAAAACCTTTTGTTCGTTTCGATATGCTCGAGTCAGTCACCATCCTAATGAAACTTCCTGAAAAATGGGCGGAGACATGGCCGGAAGGACAGAATATCAATATAGAAAATCCTTACTTCGGTGAATTAAATTATCCTAAAGAAGATAGAGAACCGAAATCGCCGACTCCTAACGGGAACAAACCTGTGGAAACTCCTAAACCTCAAAAACCGGAAGGTAACGGTTCGGGATTCTCCGATGAGGAAACAAACTGA
- the mreD gene encoding rod shape-determining protein MreD: MILEYIVIGAGILISHFLNGTNLFEISGFKPDFMVIFVLFFALRRGTMAGIWIGFFGGLLSDSGLGGEIVGNVVTYKIGLHSLTFCIMGYIVGKFARPAYHENQISIMLYSLVVTLISRIASYFLFSLFFHENLNYSIISTSIFNGAIAPIFFWVLGKLYRLEQAEG; the protein is encoded by the coding sequence ATGATCTTAGAATATATAGTCATTGGTGCCGGGATTTTGATCTCCCACTTCTTAAATGGTACGAACTTATTCGAGATTTCCGGATTTAAACCGGACTTTATGGTGATTTTCGTTCTATTCTTTGCTCTCCGTAGAGGAACAATGGCCGGGATCTGGATCGGATTTTTTGGCGGATTACTTTCTGATTCAGGTTTGGGCGGAGAAATTGTGGGGAATGTTGTTACCTATAAAATAGGACTTCACTCTCTTACATTCTGTATCATGGGTTATATTGTAGGGAAGTTTGCAAGACCCGCTTACCATGAAAATCAGATTTCCATAATGTTGTATTCTCTGGTTGTGACTTTGATCTCAAGGATTGCTTCTTATTTCTTATTCTCTTTGTTCTTTCATGAAAATTTAAATTACTCCATCATCAGCACCTCAATCTTTAATGGGGCAATCGCTCCTATATTCTTCTGGGTGTTAGGTAAACTATACAGATTGGAGCAGGCGGAAGGCTAA
- the mrdA gene encoding penicillin-binding protein 2, which yields MLGGGGSSSATEFRLERSFRLRLYMFSGLVAFALIAFVIQLFNLQIVQGTDNSLKAEKFVRKSETIPAARGEMFDRNFLTPETSMALVSNYSSLDAVLNTSLLKYDPTKVKNFLQEFARTLSIPMSYYEEDLLEPKFSKKIKTKKPFVLLEAISKAQQERISVFDNISKYVILVPSPRRIYKMGPALAHVTGYIGKPSKTDLLTREIKSYQWLGKDGLELQYDSRLRGTDGFRIQKRSSEGNIEEERVVEHSTPGNNLVLTIDKDIQLAAYKALKGARGTAIAMRPSTGEVLAMASNPSYDPNVLSGKSRSERTAHYKRVDANGGFLNLAIQSKFPPASTYKTLVALAALESGHKVDYTPETSYQCNGSYTLKSTFAGVPDQVFYCWEKGGHGTNDLAHALQKSCSVYFYNLGYKLGSDPILTYSRLFLLDQKSKVDLPGEIAGQVPSPAWKKRIYGTRWFDGDTINLSIGQGFMSVTPLSMTLFYAGLLNRGQIYQPYIVNEIRDPLDNSIINRTDPQRLSDIPIQSSTVEAIKTGLRLVVKNGTAAFVLNKPGLPDIAGKTGTAQTRRRGSSGSNHAWFIGYAPANAPVSEQVLVAVFVEYGVGGAAGAAPVAREMFRAAFPPGSFKRTAEIPETAPVAPENIQ from the coding sequence ATGTTGGGGGGAGGAGGATCTTCTTCAGCCACAGAGTTTAGACTGGAGCGCAGTTTCAGGCTAAGGTTGTACATGTTCTCCGGGCTTGTTGCATTTGCGTTAATCGCATTCGTAATCCAGCTATTCAACCTTCAGATCGTACAAGGAACTGATAACTCTTTAAAGGCGGAGAAGTTCGTTCGAAAAAGTGAGACAATTCCTGCTGCCAGGGGAGAAATGTTCGATAGAAACTTTCTTACTCCTGAAACATCTATGGCTCTTGTTTCCAATTATTCCAGTTTGGATGCAGTATTAAACACTTCTTTACTCAAATACGATCCGACTAAGGTTAAAAATTTCTTACAGGAATTTGCGAGAACTCTTTCAATCCCTATGTCCTATTACGAAGAGGACTTACTCGAGCCGAAATTTTCGAAAAAGATCAAGACTAAAAAACCATTCGTACTTTTAGAAGCCATTTCAAAGGCTCAACAAGAGCGTATATCAGTTTTTGATAATATATCTAAATATGTGATTTTAGTTCCTTCTCCCAGAAGGATCTATAAAATGGGTCCCGCACTTGCGCATGTTACAGGATATATAGGTAAACCGAGTAAAACGGACCTTCTTACCCGTGAGATAAAATCTTACCAGTGGCTTGGGAAAGATGGTTTGGAACTCCAGTACGACTCAAGACTTAGAGGAACTGACGGATTTCGGATCCAAAAAAGAAGTTCCGAGGGAAATATCGAAGAAGAAAGGGTAGTGGAACATTCTACTCCCGGAAACAATCTAGTTCTTACTATAGACAAAGACATTCAGCTAGCCGCGTATAAGGCCCTAAAAGGTGCAAGAGGAACTGCGATTGCTATGCGTCCTTCTACCGGGGAAGTTTTGGCCATGGCTTCTAATCCAAGTTATGATCCGAATGTTCTCTCCGGAAAAAGTAGATCGGAAAGAACCGCACATTATAAGAGAGTCGATGCAAACGGTGGATTTTTAAATCTTGCGATCCAATCTAAATTCCCGCCTGCTTCCACTTATAAAACGTTAGTTGCACTTGCCGCATTGGAAAGTGGGCATAAGGTGGATTATACCCCTGAAACAAGCTATCAATGTAATGGTAGTTATACTTTAAAATCCACATTTGCCGGAGTTCCCGACCAAGTTTTCTATTGTTGGGAGAAAGGAGGACATGGTACGAATGACCTGGCTCATGCTCTTCAAAAATCATGCTCCGTGTATTTTTATAACCTAGGATATAAACTTGGTTCTGATCCTATCTTGACCTATTCTCGTTTATTTTTGTTGGATCAAAAATCCAAAGTGGATCTTCCGGGAGAAATTGCAGGTCAGGTCCCTTCTCCTGCATGGAAAAAAAGAATTTATGGAACCAGATGGTTCGATGGAGATACGATCAACCTTTCCATTGGACAGGGGTTCATGTCCGTTACTCCTCTTTCTATGACTTTGTTCTATGCAGGATTATTGAATAGAGGCCAGATCTATCAACCTTATATAGTCAACGAAATCCGAGATCCATTAGACAATTCCATTATCAATAGAACGGATCCTCAGAGACTAAGCGATATTCCGATCCAATCTTCCACGGTAGAAGCTATCAAAACAGGACTTAGATTGGTCGTGAAAAATGGAACTGCAGCATTCGTATTGAATAAACCTGGGCTTCCTGATATCGCAGGAAAAACGGGAACAGCCCAAACAAGAAGAAGAGGATCTTCCGGATCCAACCACGCTTGGTTCATAGGATATGCTCCTGCAAATGCACCTGTCAGCGAACAAGTATTAGTCGCTGTATTCGTAGAATACGGAGTGGGTGGAGCGGCCGGAGCAGCACCTGTCGCAAGAGAAATGTTTAGAGCTGCTTTCCCTCCTGGAAGTTTCAAAAGAACTGCAGAGATACCTGAAACTGCTCCTGTAGCACCGGAGAATATACAATGA
- the rodA gene encoding rod shape-determining protein RodA produces the protein MMSDRSIDRIDYFLVGSVIIVVICSVLTLYSQEYNFDDPSVGLMSHKWFKQFLFFLLGLIIMWFLSRVNYQLIGAYALFIYGFAILLLALTLVKWIGYLPSSRGARSWIKIGPFLLQASEFAKLATVILLGQYLVLKEKEMKKLVVLVIPFGIVLLPMALILLQPDFGTAVSFLPILFTMLFLGGADYFHIGSFITFGGISLVLPMYVEYSKLTLLNDILAFLQRTGKTDLLSVVNRLGGKTWQVLDGKDIAGANLTPKTIAALREVFDQVIDLEGSFIFKLLSNQGLLIGVGATLIIFSIIMILLRVARGSKTLRSYYIPLGILGISLISAVVVMKTVPFRENQVIRLTAFLNPDEFKQDAGYQLRASKPAVGSGKLVGKGFLNAEMTEGKIPHVPESSTDFIFASWAEQTGFIGSVFLLFFLFSIPLRGLQISYESKDRFGSLLASGIVAMLFYHMAINIGIVLGLLPVTGIPLSFMSYGGSHLLMSMAAVGIILSIKMRKHAN, from the coding sequence ATGATGTCGGATCGTTCCATAGATAGGATTGACTACTTTTTAGTAGGCTCGGTCATCATTGTGGTGATCTGCAGTGTTCTTACATTATATTCACAAGAATATAATTTTGATGATCCGAGTGTCGGACTCATGAGCCATAAATGGTTCAAACAGTTTTTGTTTTTCCTACTCGGACTGATCATTATGTGGTTCCTCTCTCGGGTTAATTACCAATTGATCGGGGCTTATGCATTATTTATCTATGGGTTCGCTATTTTATTATTAGCACTCACTCTAGTAAAATGGATCGGTTATCTTCCTTCCAGTCGGGGTGCAAGATCTTGGATCAAGATTGGACCGTTCTTATTACAAGCTTCCGAATTTGCAAAACTTGCCACAGTGATCTTACTCGGTCAGTATCTAGTCTTAAAAGAAAAAGAAATGAAGAAGCTCGTGGTACTAGTCATTCCGTTCGGGATTGTTCTATTACCGATGGCTTTGATACTTTTACAGCCTGACTTCGGAACAGCTGTATCCTTCTTACCTATCTTATTCACAATGTTATTCTTGGGAGGAGCCGACTATTTCCACATCGGTTCCTTTATTACATTCGGAGGGATCTCACTTGTTCTTCCTATGTATGTGGAATATTCCAAACTTACATTGCTGAACGATATCCTCGCATTTCTACAAAGAACAGGAAAAACGGACCTTCTATCCGTAGTGAACCGATTGGGTGGAAAAACCTGGCAGGTATTGGACGGTAAGGATATAGCCGGAGCAAATCTCACACCCAAAACGATCGCTGCATTGAGAGAAGTATTCGATCAGGTGATCGACCTAGAAGGTAGTTTTATATTTAAGTTACTCTCTAACCAAGGATTACTCATCGGAGTAGGCGCAACACTTATTATATTCAGTATTATTATGATCTTGCTTAGGGTTGCCCGAGGAAGTAAAACATTACGTTCTTATTATATTCCTCTCGGGATCCTCGGGATCAGTTTGATCTCGGCTGTAGTCGTGATGAAAACTGTTCCTTTCCGAGAAAACCAGGTCATCCGATTGACTGCATTTTTAAATCCTGATGAGTTCAAACAAGACGCAGGATACCAACTCAGAGCATCTAAACCTGCAGTGGGTTCCGGAAAATTAGTAGGAAAAGGATTTTTAAACGCGGAAATGACGGAAGGAAAAATCCCTCATGTTCCTGAATCCAGCACAGACTTCATTTTCGCATCTTGGGCGGAGCAAACTGGTTTTATAGGTTCCGTATTCTTGCTTTTCTTTTTATTCTCTATTCCACTTAGAGGACTACAGATCAGTTACGAAAGTAAGGACAGATTCGGATCTTTACTCGCGTCAGGGATCGTTGCGATGTTATTCTATCATATGGCGATCAATATCGGGATTGTGCTTGGATTATTGCCGGTGACAGGGATCCCACTTTCCTTCATGAGTTACGGCGGTTCTCACTTGCTTATGTCCATGGCAGCGGTCGGGATCATTCTCTCCATCAAGATGAGAAAACACGCAAACTAA
- a CDS encoding DUF4180 domain-containing protein: MVFEELDSEKGPISFLKDKDYLIQDRDSFFDLIYSAASDTVAVHSSHFPELFFDLKTGFAGEIFQKITNYQKRFIIIGDYSNIASKSFKDLIYESNKNGKVIFVGTLAEAVQLLK, from the coding sequence ATGGTTTTCGAGGAATTAGATTCCGAAAAAGGTCCGATCTCCTTTTTAAAAGATAAGGACTATCTCATTCAAGATAGAGATTCATTCTTTGATCTGATATATTCTGCAGCCAGTGATACAGTTGCGGTCCATTCTTCTCATTTTCCTGAGCTTTTTTTTGATCTAAAGACAGGGTTTGCCGGAGAGATCTTTCAAAAGATCACCAATTATCAGAAACGATTTATAATAATAGGCGATTATTCTAATATTGCCTCTAAAAGTTTTAAAGATTTAATTTACGAAAGTAATAAAAACGGCAAAGTGATCTTTGTAGGGACTTTAGCGGAAGCCGTCCAACTACTTAAGTAA
- a CDS encoding DUF1858 domain-containing protein produces MSEAVKPRFFKEMTVGEAIGLHPEAGLVFSSYHLGGCSHCSINELETIEQVCMGYGVEVDVLLDSLNNLLEDGE; encoded by the coding sequence ATGTCGGAAGCGGTCAAGCCAAGATTTTTTAAAGAAATGACAGTAGGCGAAGCGATCGGTCTTCATCCTGAAGCAGGATTGGTATTTTCAAGTTATCATTTAGGCGGATGCTCTCATTGTTCCATCAACGAACTCGAAACTATCGAGCAAGTTTGTATGGGCTATGGTGTAGAAGTAGATGTTTTACTAGATAGTTTGAATAACCTACTCGAGGACGGAGAGTAA
- a CDS encoding 6-carboxytetrahydropterin synthase, whose translation MFFQETGKFYIRIEERFESSHYLYKYFPDGSDEPIHGHSFKVEVYLSGQKNIGEDGISFDFLTSKRKLKELVAELDHILINDHADFKKTNPTSENMARWFYYGLKDSVAEAKGKVDRIVIHEGPENLAYYEPN comes from the coding sequence ATGTTTTTTCAAGAAACCGGCAAATTCTATATTCGTATCGAAGAAAGGTTCGAATCTTCTCATTATCTTTATAAATACTTCCCTGATGGCTCGGATGAGCCAATTCATGGCCATTCCTTTAAGGTGGAAGTTTATCTCTCGGGCCAAAAGAATATTGGAGAAGACGGGATCAGTTTCGACTTTTTAACCTCTAAGCGTAAGCTTAAGGAGTTAGTGGCTGAGTTAGACCATATTCTGATTAATGATCACGCTGATTTTAAGAAGACCAATCCAACCTCTGAAAATATGGCTCGTTGGTTTTACTATGGCTTAAAGGACAGTGTGGCCGAGGCTAAGGGTAAAGTAGATCGGATCGTAATCCACGAAGGTCCGGAAAACTTAGCTTACTACGAACCAAATTAA
- a CDS encoding acetoacetate--CoA ligase, giving the protein MNQTLWTPSPELIQNSRLTEFQNFAEQKIGKKFLNYSELHSWSAEFPEKFWGLIWEFTPVIHSKTYDEVIKPGKTFREAQFFPGAKLNFAQNLLRKKDDTIAIFYRGESGAEKSLTYFELYKKVGALAAYFKSEGVVPGDRIAGLMPNVPDTVLAMLAATSIGAVWTSCSPDFGVKGVLDRFGQIKPKILITTDRYEFKGKSLPLATIVEEISAQLPDLKKILVSEYPSLGSNDGKNITNGFPKNSIPLEESYKSFLGKDPEFYQTSFDHPVYIMYSSGTTGLPKCMVQGSGVFLNHWKELALHTDLREGDGIFYYTTCGWMMWNWLVSSLSIGATVHLFDGNPFHPDPGVLFRYVSDRKVKVFGVGAKYILSLEKEKYKPSVDLSSIKSVLSTGSPLPGYGFDYVYESWKKDLRLSSISGGTDLNGCFALGNPNLPVHSGELQSLGLGMSVQIFDDSGKSVQGQKGELVCTKPFPSMPLEFWNDPDGKKYLSAYFDTYSDIWRHGDFAEILPNGGMVVYGRSDATLNPGGVRIGTADLYSLLETISEIADSVVIGQEWKDDVRVILFLKMAPGAVLDPTFESKIKMEIKDKVSPRHVPSKIIQVADIPYTRNMKKVEIAVKKTVQGESVTNQDALINPESLEYYKNIPQLQTD; this is encoded by the coding sequence ATGAATCAAACCCTTTGGACTCCCAGTCCCGAACTCATTCAAAACTCAAGACTTACAGAATTTCAAAATTTTGCCGAACAAAAGATCGGTAAAAAATTCCTGAATTACTCAGAGTTACATTCTTGGTCGGCTGAATTCCCTGAAAAATTCTGGGGACTCATTTGGGAATTTACCCCAGTCATTCATTCCAAAACGTACGACGAAGTCATCAAACCCGGAAAAACTTTTAGAGAAGCTCAATTCTTTCCTGGAGCAAAGCTGAACTTTGCCCAAAACTTACTTCGGAAAAAAGACGATACAATTGCCATCTTTTATAGAGGAGAAAGTGGAGCGGAGAAGAGCCTGACCTATTTTGAACTTTATAAAAAAGTAGGAGCACTCGCCGCCTATTTTAAATCGGAAGGTGTAGTACCTGGAGATAGGATTGCAGGACTCATGCCGAATGTTCCTGATACGGTTCTTGCAATGTTAGCTGCTACAAGTATCGGAGCTGTTTGGACATCTTGTTCTCCTGATTTCGGAGTTAAAGGAGTATTGGATCGATTCGGTCAGATAAAACCAAAAATCCTGATCACCACAGATCGATACGAATTTAAAGGGAAATCACTTCCGCTTGCGACAATTGTCGAAGAGATCTCTGCCCAACTTCCGGATCTGAAAAAGATCTTAGTTTCTGAATATCCCAGTTTAGGATCAAATGATGGGAAAAATATCACAAATGGATTTCCTAAGAACTCTATTCCATTAGAAGAATCTTATAAATCTTTTCTGGGAAAGGACCCTGAATTTTACCAAACATCTTTTGATCATCCTGTATATATCATGTATTCTTCCGGGACAACAGGACTTCCAAAATGTATGGTCCAAGGCTCCGGAGTTTTTCTGAACCATTGGAAAGAACTCGCGCTACATACTGATTTGAGAGAAGGAGATGGGATCTTCTATTATACCACCTGTGGGTGGATGATGTGGAACTGGCTTGTAAGTTCTCTTTCTATAGGGGCTACAGTTCATCTATTCGATGGAAATCCGTTCCATCCTGATCCAGGGGTATTATTCCGTTATGTTTCGGATCGTAAGGTGAAAGTATTCGGTGTAGGAGCAAAATATATTCTTAGCTTGGAGAAGGAAAAATACAAACCAAGCGTGGATCTATCTTCCATCAAATCGGTATTATCTACAGGATCGCCGTTGCCAGGATACGGATTCGATTATGTTTACGAATCTTGGAAGAAGGACCTAAGGCTTTCTTCTATTTCAGGGGGAACCGACCTGAACGGATGTTTTGCATTAGGAAATCCTAATTTACCTGTTCACTCCGGAGAATTACAATCTTTAGGGCTTGGAATGTCCGTCCAAATTTTTGATGATTCCGGAAAATCAGTCCAAGGACAAAAAGGGGAGTTGGTTTGTACTAAACCATTCCCATCTATGCCATTGGAATTCTGGAATGACCCGGATGGAAAAAAATACCTAAGCGCATATTTTGATACGTATTCCGATATATGGAGACATGGTGATTTTGCAGAAATTCTTCCCAATGGTGGGATGGTAGTATACGGAAGATCGGATGCCACATTAAATCCGGGTGGAGTTCGTATTGGAACTGCGGATTTATATAGTTTGCTTGAAACTATTTCTGAAATTGCAGATTCGGTAGTGATCGGTCAAGAATGGAAGGATGATGTTAGAGTGATCCTATTCCTAAAGATGGCTCCGGGTGCAGTCTTGGATCCAACATTTGAATCTAAGATCAAAATGGAAATAAAGGATAAGGTTTCTCCTCGCCATGTTCCATCTAAGATCATCCAAGTAGCGGACATTCCTTACACCCGAAACATGAAGAAGGTGGAAATTGCGGTAAAAAAAACAGTGCAAGGGGAATCTGTAACGAACCAAGATGCTTTGATCAATCCTGAATCATTAGAATATTATAAAAATATTCCGCAGTTACAAACAGATTGA
- a CDS encoding RNA polymerase sigma factor gives MTEPELIRIIESSKETVLKSIRRHIMPGMASLVEDLVQDTYLRYYLKFKNRPSLDPQDANRWLYVAARNECRRAIRKWNREGRAYLKLQAEIKVSAKKEQDIAAIEPDPDKRKWMESQINLLPSPYKETMILRLGGEKMESIAKKLDISEGTVKSRISRAKEWLSRFASNQKGREEK, from the coding sequence ATGACGGAACCAGAATTAATCCGAATCATAGAATCCAGTAAGGAGACTGTTCTCAAGTCCATCCGCCGACATATTATGCCTGGGATGGCTTCCTTAGTTGAGGACTTGGTCCAAGATACATATTTAAGATATTATCTTAAATTCAAGAATAGGCCTAGTTTGGATCCCCAAGATGCAAATCGTTGGTTATATGTCGCTGCCAGAAACGAATGCAGAAGAGCCATTCGAAAATGGAATAGAGAAGGAAGAGCTTATTTGAAACTACAGGCTGAGATAAAGGTTTCCGCGAAAAAAGAACAAGATATTGCAGCGATCGAGCCTGATCCGGACAAACGTAAATGGATGGAATCCCAAATTAATCTCTTGCCTTCTCCATATAAAGAAACTATGATACTTAGGTTGGGTGGCGAGAAGATGGAATCGATCGCTAAAAAACTGGATATCTCCGAAGGAACAGTCAAGTCCAGGATTTCCAGAGCAAAAGAATGGCTATCCCGATTCGCGTCGAATCAAAAGGGAAGAGAAGAAAAATGA
- a CDS encoding Spy/CpxP family protein refolding chaperone produces MDFNKLKLFVLILLVLGSGSFLFAEPPPPPPFSPEPFDFFIPGGGPGPREREDKNFERFSKELSLTPEQIEKSKAATDKRQNISRTLGEKLPALHESLRKLLESPKVDLVAVKSKLKEISDIQLELRFLHIQGRLEFEAILNPEQKQKLNQLHKERLNRLKERRDFPPHRHGPPPPGDRDCKNLSINGQVLEARDQILINNLSFGADYR; encoded by the coding sequence TTGGATTTTAATAAACTTAAATTATTCGTTCTTATTTTACTGGTTTTAGGATCGGGGAGTTTCTTATTTGCAGAGCCTCCACCCCCTCCTCCATTCAGCCCGGAACCGTTCGACTTCTTCATACCGGGAGGAGGTCCTGGCCCGAGAGAAAGAGAAGATAAAAATTTTGAAAGATTCTCCAAAGAACTTTCTTTAACCCCGGAGCAGATCGAAAAATCAAAGGCGGCAACTGACAAAAGACAGAATATCAGCCGAACTTTGGGAGAGAAATTACCCGCTCTCCACGAATCTTTGCGTAAACTATTAGAATCTCCTAAAGTGGACCTAGTGGCGGTGAAATCCAAATTAAAAGAGATCAGCGATATTCAACTCGAATTAAGATTTCTGCATATACAAGGAAGACTGGAATTTGAAGCGATCCTGAATCCGGAACAAAAACAAAAACTAAACCAACTACATAAGGAAAGATTAAATAGGCTAAAAGAAAGAAGGGACTTTCCGCCCCATCGCCATGGTCCGCCTCCTCCGGGAGATAGAGATTGTAAGAACCTGTCCATAAATGGCCAGGTTCTTGAAGCCCGAGACCAAATTCTTATTAATAACCTAAGTTTTGGTGCGGACTATAGATAG